The following proteins come from a genomic window of Carcharodon carcharias isolate sCarCar2 chromosome 10, sCarCar2.pri, whole genome shotgun sequence:
- the polr2j gene encoding DNA-directed RNA polymerase II subunit RPB11-a: protein MNAPPAFESFLLFEGEKKITIIKDTKVPNACLFTINKEDHTLGNTIRSQLLKDPQVLFAGYKVPHPLEHKIVIRVQTTPDYSPQEAFTNAITDLISELSLLEERFRVAIKDKQEGIE from the exons ATGAACGCGCCGCCGGCCTTCGAGAGTTTTCTGCTTTTCGAGGGGGAGAAGAA aatAACAATAATAAAAGACACAAAAGTGCCAAATGCCTGCCTGTTCACCATTAACAAGGAGGACCACACCCTGGGTAACACCATCAGATC GCAGCTGCTGAAAGACCCTCAGGTGTTATTTGCAGGTTACAAGGTACCCCATCCTCTTGAACATAAAATTGTTATCCGTGTGCAGACCACTCCCGACTACAGTCCACAGGAAGCCTTTACAAACGCCATCACCGACCTGATCAGTGAACTATCACTGCTAGAAGAACGGTTCCGA GTTGCCATCAAAGATAAACAAGAAGGAATTGAATGA